A genomic window from Massilia sp. METH4 includes:
- a CDS encoding efflux RND transporter permease subunit: protein MMRGFNLSRWALEHIPLTRYLIAVMLIGGMLSYKNLGQDEDPPFTFRVMVVQAFWPGATALQMANQVTDKLEKKLQETPYIDEISSYSKPGQTLILLSLRESTPPKETSNAWYQVRKKVGDIAGTLPQGVIGPTFNDEFGDTYGSIFALSGDGFTYAEMKDYADFVRQQLLRVGKVSKVELFGVQDEKIDIEFSHQKFAQLGIPFEQIVNQIATQNTIEATGTLVTPTDNLQVRVTGALTTVEDLENLELRANGTTFRLGDFATVKRGYQDPPRDKMRFNGKEVIGLGVSMEKGGNIIEMGKALEQTVSDLKGKLPVGIELERVSDQPQAVTASVGEFVHTLIEAVLIVLAVSFVSLGLHTKPKLRLDVRPGLVVALTIPLVLAVTFLFMRMLNIDLHKISLGALIIALGLLVDDAIIAVEMMVRKMEEGLSRLEAATYAYTSTAFPMLTGTLITVAGFLPIGLAKSAAGEYTFSLFSVNAIALITSWVAAVVFTPYIGYVLLKVRPHAEGEHGHDVFDTPGYRKFRRVVTWCVEWRKTTIGATLLVFALGVYGFNFIEKQFFPDSSRPELMVEMWSPEGTAFAANEAQVKKFEAFIRQQPGVVSVTSYVGTGSPRFYLPLDQIFPQSNVSQIVVLPKDLAARAELQKKITQVFHEDFPEVRGRVKLLPNGPPVPYPVQFRVTGTEVEKVRAIADQVKDIVRANPNTVGVNDNWNESVKVLRLDLDQDRMRALGVTTQTVMRVANTVLSGTVVGQFREGIRLIDIQVRQPLAERQTIEILNNTNVPTAGGRSVPISQLARVHFVWEPGVVWRLGREWAITVQADVVEGIQGPTVSGQINPDLADLRSRLPAGYKIEEKGAASDSGEAEQSIAVNLPLALFLIFTLLMLQLHSFSRSLLVFLTGPLGVAGAAFALLLLGRPLGFVANLGIIALFGMIIRNSVILVDQIEQDIQAGAAPWDAIVESAVRRCRPILLTAAAAALAMIPLSRSVFWGPMAVAIMGGLVLATALTLLFLPALYAAWFRVRKPVR from the coding sequence ATGATGAGGGGCTTCAACCTGTCGCGGTGGGCGCTCGAACACATCCCGCTGACGCGCTACCTGATCGCCGTGATGCTGATCGGCGGCATGCTCAGCTACAAGAACCTGGGGCAGGACGAAGATCCCCCCTTCACGTTCCGGGTGATGGTCGTGCAGGCGTTCTGGCCGGGCGCCACGGCGCTGCAGATGGCGAACCAGGTCACCGACAAGCTGGAAAAGAAGCTGCAGGAAACGCCGTACATCGACGAGATCAGCAGCTATTCGAAGCCGGGCCAGACGCTGATCCTCCTGTCGCTGCGCGAATCGACGCCGCCGAAGGAAACCAGCAATGCCTGGTACCAGGTGCGCAAGAAGGTGGGCGATATCGCCGGCACGTTGCCGCAGGGCGTGATCGGCCCGACCTTCAACGATGAATTCGGCGATACGTACGGCTCCATCTTCGCGCTCTCCGGCGACGGCTTCACCTATGCCGAGATGAAGGATTACGCGGACTTCGTGCGCCAGCAACTGCTGCGCGTGGGCAAGGTATCGAAGGTCGAGCTGTTCGGCGTGCAGGACGAGAAGATCGACATCGAATTCTCGCACCAGAAGTTCGCCCAGCTGGGCATACCGTTCGAGCAGATCGTCAACCAGATCGCCACGCAGAACACCATCGAGGCGACCGGCACGCTGGTCACGCCCACCGACAACCTGCAGGTGCGCGTGACCGGCGCGCTGACGACGGTCGAGGACCTGGAAAACCTGGAACTGCGCGCCAACGGCACCACGTTCCGCCTGGGCGACTTCGCCACCGTGAAGCGCGGCTACCAGGACCCGCCGCGCGACAAGATGCGCTTCAACGGCAAGGAAGTGATCGGCCTGGGCGTGTCCATGGAAAAGGGCGGCAACATCATCGAAATGGGCAAGGCGCTCGAACAGACGGTGTCCGACCTGAAGGGCAAGCTCCCCGTCGGCATCGAGCTGGAACGGGTGTCGGACCAGCCGCAGGCCGTTACCGCGTCCGTGGGCGAATTCGTGCACACGCTGATCGAGGCCGTGCTGATCGTGCTGGCCGTCAGCTTCGTGTCGCTGGGCCTGCACACCAAGCCGAAGCTGCGGCTGGACGTGCGGCCCGGCCTCGTGGTGGCGCTGACCATTCCGCTGGTACTGGCCGTGACGTTCCTGTTCATGCGCATGCTGAACATCGACCTGCACAAGATCTCGCTGGGCGCGCTGATCATCGCCCTGGGTCTCCTGGTCGACGACGCGATCATCGCCGTCGAGATGATGGTGCGGAAGATGGAGGAAGGGCTGTCGCGGCTGGAGGCGGCCACCTACGCGTACACATCCACCGCATTCCCGATGCTGACGGGCACCCTGATCACGGTTGCCGGCTTCCTGCCGATCGGGCTGGCCAAGTCCGCGGCCGGCGAGTACACGTTCTCGCTGTTCTCGGTGAACGCCATTGCGCTGATCACTTCATGGGTGGCGGCCGTCGTCTTCACGCCCTACATCGGCTATGTGCTGCTGAAGGTGCGGCCGCACGCGGAAGGCGAGCATGGCCACGATGTGTTCGACACGCCGGGTTACCGGAAATTCCGCCGCGTGGTGACCTGGTGCGTGGAATGGCGCAAGACGACGATCGGCGCCACCCTGCTGGTCTTCGCGTTGGGCGTGTACGGCTTCAATTTCATCGAGAAGCAGTTCTTCCCGGACTCGTCGCGCCCGGAACTGATGGTGGAAATGTGGTCGCCGGAAGGCACGGCGTTCGCCGCCAACGAGGCGCAGGTCAAGAAGTTCGAAGCCTTCATCCGCCAGCAGCCGGGCGTGGTGTCGGTGACGAGCTATGTCGGTACCGGCAGCCCGCGCTTCTACCTGCCGCTCGACCAGATATTCCCGCAATCGAACGTGTCGCAGATCGTCGTGCTGCCCAAGGACCTGGCGGCGCGCGCCGAGCTGCAAAAGAAGATCACGCAGGTGTTTCATGAGGACTTTCCCGAGGTCCGGGGGCGCGTGAAACTGCTGCCGAACGGACCGCCGGTGCCGTACCCGGTGCAGTTCCGCGTGACCGGCACCGAGGTCGAGAAAGTGCGTGCCATCGCCGACCAGGTGAAGGACATCGTGCGCGCCAACCCGAACACGGTCGGCGTCAACGACAACTGGAACGAGTCGGTGAAAGTACTGCGGCTGGACCTGGACCAGGATCGCATGCGCGCCCTGGGGGTGACGACGCAGACCGTGATGCGGGTCGCGAACACGGTCCTGTCCGGCACCGTCGTCGGCCAGTTCCGCGAGGGCATTCGCCTGATCGATATCCAGGTGCGGCAGCCCCTGGCGGAGCGCCAGACCATCGAGATCCTGAACAACACCAACGTCCCCACGGCAGGCGGCAGGTCGGTGCCGATCTCGCAGCTGGCGCGCGTGCACTTCGTGTGGGAGCCGGGCGTCGTCTGGCGCCTGGGCCGCGAATGGGCCATCACCGTGCAAGCCGACGTCGTGGAAGGCATCCAGGGGCCGACCGTATCGGGCCAGATCAACCCCGATCTGGCCGACCTGCGCTCCCGGCTGCCGGCCGGCTACAAGATCGAGGAGAAGGGCGCCGCGTCGGATTCGGGCGAAGCCGAGCAATCGATCGCCGTGAACCTGCCGTTGGCGCTGTTCCTGATCTTCACGCTGCTGATGCTGCAACTGCACAGCTTTTCGCGTTCGCTGCTGGTGTTCCTTACCGGCCCGCTGGGCGTCGCCGGCGCCGCCTTCGCGCTGCTGCTGCTGGGCCGGCCGCTGGGTTTCGTGGCCAACCTCGGCATCATCGCGCTGTTCGGCATGATCATCCGCAACTCGGTGATCCTCGTCGACCAGATCGAGCAGGACATCCAGGCGGGCGCGGCGCCGTGGGACGCGATCGTGGAATCGGCCGTGCGGCGCTGCCGGCCGATCCTGCTGACGGCCGCCGCCGCGGCGCTGGCGATGATCCCGCTGTCACGCTCGGTGTTCTGGGGGCCGATGGCGGTGGCGATCATGGGTGGATTGGTGCTGGCGACGGCGCTGACCTTGCTGTTCCTGCCGGCGCTGTACGCGGCGTGGTTCCGCGTCCGGAAACCCGTCCGCTGA
- the hpnC gene encoding squalene synthase HpnC, with translation MAVDHYENFPVASLLLPRRLVPAVQAIYAFARGADDVADEGDATPEQRLAALSEYEAALVHIELGAPPADPVFQRLAAAIAAHQLPLRPFHDLLSAFRQDVTVTRYATYDELLDYCRRSANPVGVLMLHLYGAATPENVRDSDAICTALQLINFWQDVAIDQNKERIYIPMEDLARFLVSPAHLHDPAGHGKWRALMRFEVERTRALMLSGAPLAWRLPGRIGLELRLVVHGGLRILEAIEEVDYDVFRRRPVLRRADWLKIFWRALRPAPLE, from the coding sequence ATGGCAGTCGATCACTATGAAAACTTTCCCGTCGCGTCGCTGCTGCTACCACGCCGGCTGGTACCCGCCGTGCAGGCCATCTATGCGTTCGCGCGCGGCGCCGACGACGTTGCCGACGAGGGCGACGCGACACCCGAACAGCGCCTGGCCGCGCTGAGCGAATACGAGGCCGCGCTGGTGCACATCGAACTGGGCGCGCCGCCGGCCGATCCGGTATTCCAGCGCCTGGCTGCGGCGATCGCCGCGCACCAGCTGCCGCTGCGCCCCTTCCACGACCTGCTCTCGGCCTTCCGGCAGGACGTGACGGTAACGCGCTACGCGACCTACGACGAACTGCTCGACTATTGCCGGCGCTCGGCGAACCCGGTGGGCGTGCTGATGCTGCACCTGTACGGCGCCGCGACGCCGGAGAACGTGCGCGACTCGGACGCGATCTGCACCGCGCTCCAGCTGATCAACTTCTGGCAGGACGTGGCGATCGACCAGAACAAGGAGCGCATCTACATTCCGATGGAAGACCTGGCGCGGTTCCTGGTCTCGCCGGCGCACCTGCACGACCCGGCCGGCCACGGCAAGTGGCGCGCGCTGATGCGCTTCGAGGTGGAGCGCACGCGCGCCCTGATGCTGTCCGGCGCGCCGCTGGCGTGGCGCCTGCCGGGCCGCATCGGCCTGGAACTGCGCCTCGTCGTACACGGCGGCCTGCGCATTCTCGAAGCGATCGAGGAAGTCGACTACGACGTGTTCCGGCGCCGACCGGTGCTGCGGCGGGCCGACTGGCTGAAGATTTTCTGGCGCGCTCTGCGGCCCGCGCCGTTAGAATAG
- a CDS encoding head GIN domain-containing protein — MRIRTLVKVALSLFVLALALIGVSYSMLRAQGVANPSTTAGRVTRTEVREIGHGITAIDLQGPIDLTLRQGDTPSLKVRGEQRLLGNVETTQEDGTLRIATTGMLFHHKRPLQVEAVLPSLQTVEIRGSGDSTISGFSGERLAITLNGSGELSFSGRYRHVKAAVHGSGGLDLKSGSGEDVQLALYGSGSIDASGTCKALDTELTGSGTIDAQHMASDAVSVAVKGSGTTDVFARESASIAVAGSGDVTVYGNPDQRSVSRTGSGDVSFE, encoded by the coding sequence ATGCGTATCCGCACCCTCGTCAAGGTCGCCCTGTCGCTGTTCGTCCTGGCGCTGGCGCTGATCGGCGTGTCGTACAGCATGCTGCGCGCGCAGGGCGTGGCCAATCCATCGACGACTGCCGGCCGCGTCACGCGCACCGAAGTGCGCGAGATCGGCCACGGCATCACGGCCATCGACCTGCAAGGGCCGATCGACCTGACGCTGCGGCAAGGCGACACGCCATCGCTGAAGGTGCGCGGCGAACAGCGCCTGCTCGGCAATGTGGAAACGACGCAGGAAGACGGCACGCTGCGGATCGCCACCACCGGCATGCTGTTCCACCACAAGCGCCCGCTGCAGGTGGAAGCCGTGCTGCCCTCGCTGCAAACGGTGGAGATCCGCGGCAGTGGCGACAGCACGATTTCCGGCTTTTCCGGCGAACGCCTGGCGATCACGCTGAACGGCTCCGGCGAGCTGTCGTTCTCCGGCCGCTACCGGCACGTGAAGGCCGCCGTGCACGGCAGCGGCGGGCTCGATCTCAAATCGGGCAGCGGCGAGGACGTGCAACTGGCCCTGTACGGCTCGGGGTCGATCGACGCGTCCGGCACCTGCAAGGCACTGGACACCGAATTGACGGGGTCCGGAACCATCGACGCGCAGCACATGGCATCCGATGCCGTATCGGTGGCCGTGAAGGGTTCCGGCACCACCGACGTGTTTGCGCGCGAATCGGCGTCCATTGCCGTGGCGGGCAGCGGCGATGTGACGGTGTATGGGAATCCGGATCAGCGCAGCGTGAGCCGGACGGGGTCGGGGGATGTGAGTTTCGAGTGA
- a CDS encoding DUF1700 domain-containing protein — protein MGKQEYLDALKKAMTGLPPETAAKTLAYYEQRFIDGLVAGRGEAEIAAELDDPRKIAMTLRANVHLQSFEQRKTPASFGRMLLSFAGLAVFNLFMVVPAAVFAALLLAVYLCSFTFYVSGIAVTASGLAGANEMILPGPLHHVMDGDDEARGERLQTRVSIGERGIEVTQQRPADLQEELDEESSRSGRLLDNAEAMADGRVRISVGPEGASRATQTLIGFGLVLGGIALFLLSLVITRYTAIGLRRYVQMNAALLRGH, from the coding sequence ATGGGCAAGCAGGAATACCTGGACGCGCTGAAGAAGGCCATGACCGGCCTGCCGCCCGAAACGGCGGCCAAGACCCTGGCCTATTACGAGCAGCGCTTCATCGACGGGCTGGTGGCCGGCCGCGGCGAGGCGGAAATCGCCGCCGAGCTCGACGACCCGCGCAAGATCGCGATGACGCTGCGCGCCAACGTGCACCTGCAATCGTTCGAGCAAAGGAAAACCCCGGCCAGCTTCGGCCGCATGCTGCTGTCGTTCGCAGGCCTGGCCGTGTTCAATCTGTTCATGGTGGTCCCCGCGGCCGTATTCGCGGCACTGCTGTTGGCCGTCTACCTGTGCTCGTTCACATTCTACGTGAGCGGCATCGCCGTAACGGCCAGCGGGCTGGCCGGCGCCAACGAAATGATCCTGCCGGGGCCCCTGCACCACGTGATGGATGGGGACGACGAAGCGCGCGGCGAACGCCTGCAAACGCGCGTGTCGATCGGCGAGCGCGGCATCGAAGTGACCCAGCAGCGCCCCGCCGACCTGCAGGAAGAGCTGGACGAGGAATCGAGCCGCTCCGGCCGCCTGCTGGACAATGCCGAGGCGATGGCCGACGGCCGCGTGCGCATCAGCGTCGGCCCCGAGGGAGCCTCGCGCGCCACGCAAACCCTCATTGGCTTCGGCCTGGTCCTGGGCGGCATCGCCCTGTTCCTGCTTTCGCTCGTGATCACGCGTTACACGGCCATCGGCCTGCGCCGCTACGTGCAGATGAATGCCGCCCTGCTGAGGGGGCACTGA
- the hpnE gene encoding hydroxysqualene dehydroxylase HpnE translates to MRSSVAVVGGGWAGCAAAVELARRGATVTLFEAARTLGGRARRIEAGGRTLDNGQHIMLGAYASTLKLMRIVGIAAQDAVLSVPLQMRYPPGGMAFVAPRLPAPLHLAFALLRATGLDREDKLAMARFSTTARWMGWRLDNDCSVAELLERFDQTPRLVKLMWRPLCLAALNTPLETASAQVFLAVLRDSLGARRKASDMLLPRHDLSALFPEAAAQWLQGRGGNVRLGAKISRLEQRGAGWTLDGEAFDALVLAASPVATAALLAPLPEAAAIVAQLAGLTYEPITTCYLQYDQGVRLGQPFYALEDEPSAGRWGQFVFDRGQLDPAQAGLLAVITSASGDAAALPQPELAQAIAAQLAHAFSRADLGAPAWAKVVTEKRATYACTAGLARPGNATPLPGLVLAGDYTAGEYPATLEMAVRSGMAAAALLR, encoded by the coding sequence ATGCGTAGCAGCGTTGCAGTCGTCGGCGGCGGCTGGGCCGGGTGCGCGGCCGCCGTCGAGCTGGCGCGCCGCGGCGCCACCGTCACGCTATTCGAAGCCGCTCGCACGCTCGGGGGCCGGGCCCGCCGCATCGAGGCGGGCGGCCGCACCCTCGACAACGGCCAGCACATCATGCTGGGCGCCTATGCCTCCACGCTGAAGCTGATGCGGATCGTCGGCATCGCGGCGCAGGACGCCGTGCTGTCCGTGCCGCTGCAGATGCGCTACCCGCCCGGCGGCATGGCCTTCGTCGCGCCGCGGCTTCCCGCGCCGCTGCACCTGGCCTTCGCCCTCCTCCGGGCCACGGGACTGGACCGGGAAGACAAGCTGGCCATGGCACGGTTCTCGACGACGGCCCGCTGGATGGGCTGGCGCCTGGACAACGACTGCTCGGTGGCCGAGCTGCTGGAGCGCTTCGACCAGACGCCGCGGCTCGTCAAGCTGATGTGGCGCCCGCTGTGCCTGGCCGCCCTGAACACCCCGCTGGAAACCGCCTCGGCGCAGGTGTTCCTGGCCGTGCTGCGCGACAGCCTGGGCGCGCGGCGCAAGGCCTCCGACATGCTGCTGCCGCGGCACGACCTGTCGGCCCTGTTCCCCGAGGCCGCCGCGCAGTGGTTGCAGGGCCGGGGCGGAAACGTTCGGTTAGGTGCAAAAATCAGCCGGCTCGAGCAGCGCGGCGCGGGCTGGACACTCGACGGCGAAGCCTTCGATGCCCTGGTGCTGGCGGCGTCGCCGGTTGCCACCGCCGCGCTGCTGGCGCCGCTTCCCGAAGCCGCGGCGATCGTGGCGCAGCTGGCCGGGCTCACTTATGAGCCGATCACCACCTGCTACCTCCAGTACGATCAGGGCGTGCGCCTGGGGCAGCCGTTCTACGCATTGGAAGATGAGCCCTCTGCCGGCCGATGGGGCCAGTTCGTGTTCGACCGTGGTCAGCTCGACCCGGCGCAGGCGGGCTTGCTGGCCGTGATCACCAGCGCGTCGGGTGACGCTGCGGCCCTGCCCCAACCGGAGCTGGCGCAGGCGATCGCCGCCCAGCTGGCGCACGCATTCAGCCGCGCCGACCTGGGCGCACCGGCATGGGCCAAGGTCGTCACGGAGAAACGCGCCACCTATGCCTGCACGGCCGGGCTGGCGCGGCCGGGCAATGCCACCCCGCTGCCCGGCCTCGTGCTGGCCGGCGACTACACGGCCGGCGAATATCCGGCCACGCTGGAGATGGCGGTGCGCAGCGGCATGGCCGCGGCGGCCCTGCTGCGCTGA
- the hpnD gene encoding presqualene diphosphate synthase HpnD, with translation MSPDDYCQQKAAASGSSFYYSFLFLPPERRRAITALYAFCREVDDTVDECTDESLARIKLAWWRNEVGAMYAGKPTHPVTKALQPHVAPYALEQEHMQAIIDGMEMDLNQTRYLDYAGLSKYCWHVAGVVGILSASIFGATDAQTLRYAEKLGHAFQLTNIIRDVGEDARKGRIYLPINELQQFGVTAADLLNARHTDNFTKLMAFQTDRAQKAYDEAFALLPKADRRAQRPGLIMAAIYRTLLDEIERDGFHVLTQRISLTPIRKLWLAWKTWVRG, from the coding sequence ATGTCTCCCGACGATTACTGCCAGCAGAAGGCCGCCGCCAGCGGCTCGAGTTTTTATTACAGTTTCCTGTTCCTGCCTCCGGAACGCCGCCGCGCGATCACGGCGTTGTATGCGTTCTGCCGCGAAGTGGACGACACGGTGGACGAATGTACCGACGAATCGCTGGCGCGCATCAAGCTGGCCTGGTGGCGCAACGAAGTCGGCGCCATGTACGCGGGCAAGCCGACGCACCCCGTCACCAAGGCCCTGCAACCCCACGTCGCGCCGTATGCGCTGGAACAGGAGCACATGCAGGCGATCATCGACGGCATGGAGATGGACCTGAACCAGACCCGCTATCTCGATTACGCCGGCCTGTCCAAGTACTGCTGGCACGTGGCCGGCGTGGTCGGCATCCTGTCCGCCAGCATCTTCGGCGCCACCGATGCGCAGACGCTGCGCTACGCCGAAAAGCTGGGCCACGCATTCCAGCTCACGAACATCATCCGCGACGTGGGCGAGGATGCCCGCAAGGGGCGCATCTACCTGCCGATCAACGAACTGCAGCAGTTCGGCGTGACGGCGGCGGACCTGCTGAACGCCCGCCATACGGATAATTTCACGAAGCTGATGGCTTTCCAGACCGATCGCGCGCAAAAGGCCTACGACGAAGCGTTCGCGCTGCTGCCGAAGGCGGACCGCCGCGCCCAGCGCCCCGGGCTGATCATGGCCGCCATCTATCGCACGCTGCTCGACGAGATCGAGCGCGACGGCTTCCACGTGCTCACGCAGCGCATCTCGCTGACGCCGATCCGCAAGCTGTGGCTGGCCTGGAAGACGTGGGTCCGTGGCTGA
- a CDS encoding efflux RND transporter periplasmic adaptor subunit has protein sequence MQVLKPYLIAAAAVLLAACSKPPEKTEDIRPVRAIVLQSSDVDVNAEFSGEVRARYQSQLGFRVPGKIVTRKVDVGTVVRKGQALMQLDPQDLRLGQAQALATLRAAETTRDLAAADVKRYRELRAQNFVAQAVLDEKESSLRAAQAQVDAAQAGYREQSNQAGYATLVSDVDGVVTQVAAEAGQVVAAGAPVVTVARTDEKEVVFGVPEDRVDALRKVSDVHVKLWAAPDEAVPAKIREVSPVADPATRTYAFKVTLPPTLTQAKLGMTAVVQFASKGEPKIKVPLSALFHERNATSVWVVEKGVVRLVPVTVAAADGNDLVLDSGVAPGQTVVTAGVHLLKPGQKVRILGDDVPKAAAPAKGA, from the coding sequence GTGCAAGTCCTGAAGCCTTACCTGATCGCGGCGGCCGCCGTGCTGCTGGCCGCCTGCTCCAAGCCGCCGGAAAAGACGGAGGATATCCGCCCCGTGCGCGCGATCGTGCTGCAAAGTTCCGACGTGGACGTGAACGCGGAGTTTTCCGGCGAGGTGCGGGCCCGATACCAGTCGCAGCTGGGTTTTCGCGTGCCGGGCAAGATCGTGACCCGCAAGGTCGATGTCGGCACGGTGGTACGCAAGGGCCAGGCCCTGATGCAGCTGGACCCGCAGGACCTGAGGCTGGGCCAGGCCCAGGCCCTGGCCACGCTGCGCGCGGCCGAGACGACGCGCGACCTGGCGGCGGCGGACGTGAAGCGCTACCGTGAACTGCGCGCGCAGAACTTCGTCGCCCAGGCCGTGCTGGACGAGAAGGAGTCGAGCCTGCGCGCCGCCCAGGCCCAGGTCGATGCCGCCCAGGCGGGCTATCGCGAACAGTCGAACCAGGCGGGCTACGCGACGCTGGTGTCGGACGTCGATGGCGTCGTTACGCAGGTGGCGGCCGAAGCAGGGCAGGTGGTGGCTGCCGGCGCGCCGGTCGTTACGGTGGCGCGCACGGACGAGAAGGAAGTCGTATTCGGCGTGCCCGAAGACCGGGTCGACGCGCTGCGCAAGGTCAGCGACGTGCACGTCAAGCTGTGGGCGGCGCCGGACGAGGCGGTGCCCGCGAAAATCCGCGAGGTGTCCCCGGTGGCCGACCCCGCCACCCGCACCTATGCGTTCAAAGTAACGCTGCCGCCGACGCTGACCCAGGCCAAGCTGGGCATGACGGCGGTGGTGCAATTCGCATCGAAGGGGGAGCCGAAGATCAAGGTGCCGCTCTCCGCCCTGTTCCATGAACGTAATGCCACCTCCGTGTGGGTGGTGGAAAAGGGCGTCGTGCGGCTGGTGCCCGTGACCGTGGCGGCCGCCGACGGCAACGACCTGGTCCTGGACAGCGGCGTGGCGCCCGGGCAGACGGTCGTGACGGCAGGCGTGCACCTGCTCAAGCCGGGCCAGAAGGTGCGCATCCTGGGAGATGACGTTCCCAAGGCCGCGGCACCCGCCAAGGGGGCATGA
- a CDS encoding ATP-binding protein, with protein MIPDISFNAAFHASPIGQYLLAPTDKLEILAVNDAFLHAVSRRREEVLGTPLFEAFGSDPDDPDNTGVRDLDRSIRTAIATGQSQKMPVQRYPIKMHKDGQSWFEDMYWSATNTPVYDREGGLLCISHTTIDITAQVLAEKALRVSREEAVRHAHSAEAERAYLAGVLQAAPMGVIVVDKTMTVRHRNSAHMKLFGEAIPRSSGKIDFERWNGWFIDGDRAGCKLMAHEWPLHRACGGETVDRCMLEVEAFLPEAPRRMMMVSAAPIGDGTDVLGAVAVSVDIAQRVRAEQALKEADQRKDEFLAMLAHELRNPLAPIGSAAALLALDGTNIDHVKRSSSVIRRQVQHMTALIDELLDVARVTRGLIKLDKTVLDAKQVVAEALEQVRPIIESRNHTLQVSQPPLSAFVRGDQKRLVQVIANLLNNAAKFTPEGGIIRVELAIDRQHVRVTVQDNGVGMSRSLIDKAFELFTQAERTSDRSQGGLGIGLALVRSLVELHDGVVFAESDGADQGARFTVCLPRLEADHSPVREAKTIYRQPDAVGLRVLMVDDNIDALDVLEMLLTSMGHEVASTPHSTEAMEQAHAFEPQVCLLDIGLPHIDGLTLAGMLRKDPLTRDTTLIAMSGYGQDTDRAAARSAGFDYYFVKPVDAGELAALLRQIGQQHSAA; from the coding sequence ATGATTCCCGATATTTCATTCAATGCCGCATTCCACGCGTCCCCGATTGGACAATATCTGCTGGCGCCGACCGACAAGTTGGAGATCTTGGCGGTGAACGATGCCTTCTTGCATGCAGTATCGCGGCGGCGCGAAGAGGTGCTAGGCACCCCGCTGTTCGAAGCGTTTGGCAGCGATCCGGATGACCCGGACAACACGGGGGTGCGTGACCTCGATCGCTCGATCCGGACCGCCATCGCAACTGGGCAGTCGCAGAAGATGCCCGTGCAGCGCTATCCCATCAAGATGCACAAGGACGGCCAAAGCTGGTTTGAAGACATGTACTGGAGTGCAACGAATACCCCGGTGTACGACAGGGAAGGCGGTCTGCTGTGCATTTCCCATACGACGATCGATATCACGGCCCAAGTGCTGGCAGAAAAGGCGCTGCGGGTGAGCCGCGAGGAAGCGGTGCGCCATGCGCACAGCGCAGAGGCGGAACGGGCGTATCTTGCCGGCGTGTTGCAAGCCGCGCCCATGGGTGTGATCGTTGTCGATAAGACCATGACCGTGCGACACCGCAATTCCGCGCACATGAAACTGTTCGGCGAGGCAATACCGCGGTCATCTGGCAAAATCGACTTCGAGCGCTGGAACGGCTGGTTTATCGATGGGGATCGGGCGGGTTGCAAACTCATGGCGCATGAGTGGCCATTGCACCGCGCTTGTGGCGGCGAAACCGTCGACCGTTGTATGCTGGAAGTGGAGGCATTTCTCCCGGAAGCACCGCGGCGGATGATGATGGTATCGGCCGCGCCCATCGGCGATGGCACCGATGTCCTGGGCGCCGTGGCGGTATCGGTGGATATCGCGCAGCGCGTGCGGGCGGAGCAGGCCCTCAAGGAGGCAGATCAACGCAAGGACGAGTTCCTGGCGATGCTCGCTCATGAGTTACGCAATCCATTGGCACCGATCGGTTCCGCTGCCGCTCTGTTGGCACTTGATGGGACCAATATCGATCACGTGAAACGATCGAGTTCCGTCATCAGGCGCCAGGTGCAGCATATGACGGCGTTGATCGACGAATTGCTGGATGTCGCCCGTGTAACCCGAGGTTTGATCAAGCTCGACAAGACTGTGCTCGACGCCAAGCAAGTCGTCGCGGAGGCATTGGAGCAAGTACGGCCCATTATCGAAAGTCGCAACCATACCCTGCAGGTCAGCCAGCCGCCACTGTCCGCGTTTGTCAGAGGGGACCAGAAGCGGCTGGTGCAGGTGATCGCCAATCTTCTCAATAACGCAGCCAAGTTTACCCCGGAAGGTGGAATCATCCGGGTTGAGCTGGCGATCGACCGCCAACACGTGCGCGTGACAGTGCAGGACAACGGCGTGGGAATGTCCCGCAGCCTGATCGACAAGGCATTCGAGCTATTCACGCAGGCCGAACGTACTTCCGATCGCTCGCAAGGTGGGCTCGGCATCGGCTTGGCATTGGTGCGCAGTCTTGTTGAGCTGCACGACGGTGTCGTCTTCGCCGAAAGTGACGGCGCGGACCAAGGAGCCCGCTTTACAGTCTGCCTGCCCAGGCTTGAAGCCGACCATTCGCCGGTCCGAGAGGCGAAAACGATCTACCGGCAGCCAGATGCCGTTGGACTCCGGGTGCTCATGGTGGACGATAATATTGACGCCCTGGATGTGCTGGAGATGCTTCTGACCTCCATGGGCCATGAGGTGGCCAGCACGCCGCACTCGACGGAAGCAATGGAACAGGCGCATGCTTTCGAGCCACAGGTGTGCCTGCTCGATATAGGATTGCCCCACATCGATGGCCTGACATTGGCGGGCATGCTGCGCAAGGACCCGTTGACGCGCGATACCACCCTCATCGCCATGTCCGGGTATGGACAGGACACGGACCGCGCTGCCGCGCGATCCGCCGGATTCGACTACTATTTCGTCAAGCCGGTGGACGCCGGCGAACTTGCCGCGCTGTTGCGTCAGATTGGGCAACAGCACAGTGCGGCTTAA